The genomic window CCCACCAGGTAGAAGGGGGAGCCGGGCCGCCGTCCCGCCCAGATCGACGCGGCCATCCTTTCGATCAAGGCCGACGTGTCCTCGGCCCCGGCCACGATTTGTCGTTCGTCGCTCATCAGACCTCGCCCTCGGCCGGCGGCTCGGGGTGATCGCCGTCCGATTGGGACTGTAGCAGACCGGCGAGCCGAGTTTCAATCAATCGTGCGACCAATCCGGGCCCTGCTCGCCCTGGAGTCCGCACGATCCCCCCAGGCGGGACGACTCTCTCGGCGACCTCGTAGTCGTCGAAGATCTCGACTTCATCGGCGACGGCGACGGCCCGTCGCGTCCGAACCGGCATGGTTATCCGCCAGAGTTGACGGTGCGCGGCCGGCGTCCCCTCTTCCCCGCCGTGACCGGTCTCGGCGGCGAGAACTCCGGCGGCCCGTAGCCGAGCTCGACGGCATAACCGAGGGCGCGGAGGACGTCGATCCGGCCGAAGCCGTGGCGGTGGTTCTGGCCGGCCTCGCCCAGCTCCTTGACCGTGCTGATCAGCAGCGTCTGGACGAGGTTCGTCCGCAGGGCCCCGGAGACCTCGTGAAGGCCGGGGAGGGCTCCCAGGAGTATGGCCATCGCGCCGGCGACGTGCGGCGTGGCCATGGACGTCCCGCTCCAGGCCTCCCAGCCGCCGCCCGGGACGGCGGAGTAGATGTCCACGCCGGGCGCGGTGACCTCGGGCTTCGAATAGACGAGGGGCAGGCTCTCCGCCTCCACATAGCGTGAGTTGCTGATGATCTGGGTGCGGCCGCCGCTGAAGCCCGCGGCCCGGTCGTCCACGTCGGTCGCGCCCACCGTGAAGGCGAAGAAGTCGTTGCCCGGCGATCCGGTCGTTTGCGAGCCCTCGTTGCCCACGGCGACGACGACCGGGATCCCCAGCCGGTTGGCCGTGATGATCGTCCGCGTGTACGTGTCCAGGACGTCGGCCGAGAGCCGCAGCCCGCCCAGCGACATGCTGATGACCTGCGCGCCGCTCCGGATCGCCCATTCCATGCCGGCGAGGATCTGCGCGTCCGTGCCGACCCCGTCCTTGAGCACCAGGCCGGCCAGCACCTGGGCGTCCGGCGCCATGCCGATGCACCGCCCCGAGGCGCGGCCGCCGGCGATCGTCGCGCCGCAATGGGTGCCGTGCTCTCCGCTGTCGTGGGCCCGCGCCAGGCCCTCTGCGACGAGACGTCCCTTCGGATCGAACTCGGCGAAGCCCGCGACGCGGCCCGAGAGGTCCGGGTGCGAGGGGTCCACTCCCGTGTCAAGCACCGCGACCTTCACCCCCTGCCCTCGGGCCGCGAAGGCCCCCCATGCCGCCAGCGCGCCGGTCCTCGCCAGGCCCCAGGTCGCCGACTTGTTGTCCCGCACGACGGGCGGCAGGTCCGGCGACTTGGCCACCGGCGGCACCTTCACGGTCCGGTTCACGTAGATGTCCAGCGCCTGCGGGACCTGTCGCGGCAGCGCCGCCAGCTCATCCCGCGTCACCTCGAGCACGGCGCTGCCGGACGAGAGGAAATGGACGGGCACCGGCCGGCTGCCGGGCGGCCGTTGCCGATCCGCCTTCGCACTCCCCCTGCCCCGCGATCGCTCCGCCTGGGCGACGCGATCCAGGACCCAGTCGGAGTCCATCAGGGGCTGGAGGGCACTCTTGCCCGCCTCCGCCACGTCGTGGCCCTCGACCGCCCCGGACCTCACGCCCGCCAGGAAGCTCTCCGCGGAGGGAGACGCCGACTGCTCCAGCTCTCGCCGCGCCGACTTCCCCAGCGGGCCGCCCCTCGCGGACCGCACGAGCAGATCGAATCGAGGCGGAACGAGCGACCTCGCCGTCGCCACCGAACGCCGCAGCTCGATCGCCTCGACGCTCGCCCTCAGATACCCCTCCATGTCGTCGCCCGTTGCCATCTGCACGATCACGCTGAGCGGCCTCCGCGCCGCGGCCCCGACGTCCCGCCGGTGCTCCTCCACGATCTCTTCAATCCTCCTGCTGAGGTAGCCCGCGCCCATGCCGCCAGCCTCCCGTTCGCCCAGTTGACCCAGTGCCCCACACCACCGCTCGCGTAACACTATACTATTGTACCCTATTCGAAGTGGTATTCGAGCCCGGAATGCCCATCAGTCGGCTGCAGGAGAGCGGGGAATTCGCGCGATGCGCCGGCATCCGCGGCAAACTCCGCCGGCCCGGCCTCTCACTCTGCCCGGCCCCGCCGCCGGGCCTGTAGAATCGGTGACGAATCCGGGCCCATGTCGGGGCCGAGAGCATCCGAAGGAGCTGCAGCCATGACCATGCTTCGATCGATCGCCATGCTCGCCGTTTTCGCGGTGGCGATCGCAGCCGCGAACGCGGCCCCGGATGGGGATCGCCGCGTCGTCGTGATCACGCTCGACGGCTTCCCCGCCTACTTGCTGGATGACCCGCATGCCTCTCTGCCGGTGATCCGGGGGCTCAGGCGTGCGGGAGCCTTCGCGATCCAGGGGATGCGGGTCTCCAACCCCGCCGTCACCTGGCCGAATCACACCACCCTCATGACCGGCGTCCACCCGGAGAAGCACGGCGTCCTGTTCAACGGCGTGCTCGAGAGGCACGGCAAGGGCCAGACCGTCCGCGTCGAGGCCGGGAAGAGCCAGCAGGATCTGGTCCGGATCCCCCTGCTATTCGACCACCTCAAGGCGGCCGGCGTCGATTCGACGGCCATCAACTGGCCCTGCACGCGCGGGTCTGCCTCGATCGACGCCAATTTGCCCGACGTCCCGGACCAGGTCACGCACACCTCGGAGTGGCTCAAGGACGTCCTGGACCGGGAGGGCCATCTCGCGCGATTCGTCGGCGGCAGCAACGTCGTCCGGGATGAAGTCTGGACCGATGCGGCCTGCCGGGTCATCCGCGACCGCAAGCCGCGGTTCCTAACCTTGCACCTCTTGAACCTGGATTCGACGCACCACAAGTACGGCCCGAGGAGCAACCCGGGGTACACGGCCGCGGCGCTTCTCGACGCCATGGTCGGCCGGGTGATCGAGGCGCTTACCGAGGCGGGCATCAGGGACAAGACCGCCGTTTTCATCCTTGCGGACCACGGGTTCATGACGGTGAAGCATTCGCTCCACCCCAACGCCGTGCTGCGGAAGGAGGGCCTGCTCACCATGCAGGGGGCGTCGATCGCCACCGCGAGGGTCCAG from Aquisphaera giovannonii includes these protein-coding regions:
- a CDS encoding S8 family serine peptidase, coding for MGAGYLSRRIEEIVEEHRRDVGAAARRPLSVIVQMATGDDMEGYLRASVEAIELRRSVATARSLVPPRFDLLVRSARGGPLGKSARRELEQSASPSAESFLAGVRSGAVEGHDVAEAGKSALQPLMDSDWVLDRVAQAERSRGRGSAKADRQRPPGSRPVPVHFLSSGSAVLEVTRDELAALPRQVPQALDIYVNRTVKVPPVAKSPDLPPVVRDNKSATWGLARTGALAAWGAFAARGQGVKVAVLDTGVDPSHPDLSGRVAGFAEFDPKGRLVAEGLARAHDSGEHGTHCGATIAGGRASGRCIGMAPDAQVLAGLVLKDGVGTDAQILAGMEWAIRSGAQVISMSLGGLRLSADVLDTYTRTIITANRLGIPVVVAVGNEGSQTTGSPGNDFFAFTVGATDVDDRAAGFSGGRTQIISNSRYVEAESLPLVYSKPEVTAPGVDIYSAVPGGGWEAWSGTSMATPHVAGAMAILLGALPGLHEVSGALRTNLVQTLLISTVKELGEAGQNHRHGFGRIDVLRALGYAVELGYGPPEFSPPRPVTAGKRGRRPRTVNSGG
- a CDS encoding alkaline phosphatase family protein: MTMLRSIAMLAVFAVAIAAANAAPDGDRRVVVITLDGFPAYLLDDPHASLPVIRGLRRAGAFAIQGMRVSNPAVTWPNHTTLMTGVHPEKHGVLFNGVLERHGKGQTVRVEAGKSQQDLVRIPLLFDHLKAAGVDSTAINWPCTRGSASIDANLPDVPDQVTHTSEWLKDVLDREGHLARFVGGSNVVRDEVWTDAACRVIRDRKPRFLTLHLLNLDSTHHKYGPRSNPGYTAAALLDAMVGRVIEALTEAGIRDKTAVFILADHGFMTVKHSLHPNAVLRKEGLLTMQGASIATARVQVVPEGGIGMVYLNDPGTADADGETVRRLFRDAEGIRAVLGPEDFGRYHFPMPKDNPQMADLVLVAKEGYSFTASAAGDKLVGEAETPFGAHGYVSTEPGMNALFVASGSGIRPGVRLKVIDNVDIAPTAANLLGLKLEGVGGRVLGEILEGHD